The Rhizobium sp. BT03 genome segment CTTTCTCGACCGGCCTATCGAGGGCGAATGGCCCTATCTGTGGATCGATGCTACCTACCTGAAGGTCCGGCGTGGCGGGCGCATCGTCTCTGTTGCAGTCATCATCGCCGTCGGCGTCAACACCGACGGCCGACGCGAAGTGCTCGGCATGGAGATCGGCACGTCCGAGGCCGAGGCGATCTGGACGGAATTCCTGCGCAAGCTGACCAGGCGGGGTCTGCGTGGCGTCAAGCTCGTCGTCTCCGATGCCCATGAGGGCATCAAAGCCGCAGTATCGAAGGTGCTCTGCGCCACCTGGCAGCGCTGCAGGGTCCACTTCATGCGCAATGCTTTGGCCCATGCTGGAAAGAGCGGACGGCGCGTCGTCTCCGCCTTCATTGCCACGGCCTTCGCTCAAGACACGCCGGAGGCGGCAAGCACTCAGTGGCGCAACGTCGCCGACCAGATCAGGCCAAAGGTCCCGAAGCTTGCCAGTTTGATGGACAACGCTGAGCAAGACGTACTCGCCTACATGACCTTTCCCAAGCAGCATTGGGCCAAACTTCACTCGACCAACCCGATTGAGCGATTGAACGGCGAGATCAAGCGGCGGACAGAGGTCGTCGGCATCTTCCCCAACGACGACGCCATCGTGCGCCTGGTCGGTGCGCTGCTGCTCGAACAGAATGATGAATGGGCCGTCCAGCGATCTCGCTATATGACCCTTGAGACAATCGCTACGATGAGCGATGATCCACTCATCAGCCTGCCAGCAGCAAGCTGACACTCATCCGGCCCTCTGGGATGAGCCGTGGCCGTCTAAGCTACACCACTCCCTGGGACACGATCGGGGCAGGCGGCAAGCAGCAGGTGTTTTTCCACCTCGACGGCCGACTGCTGCTCCTCGGTCAGCGAGATCATTCTGAGAGCCATTCAAACGCTTGTTGGATGTATTCAGGGAGCTCGTTCGCATGATCGGCAAAACGTGCGGCGACCTGAGCGTAGCGCGCCTTGCCAAATCTCTTGGCGGTGTTCAGCACGGCTCCCCCGAGTTCCACCCGGAGCTTGACTTCATCATCGAGCTGCAGAGATCCCGAACATAGTTTGGCATAGCCGGAGGACAAGGCCTCATGAATTTTCGGTGCACCCAATGCCTCTGCGGCCGCGATGTGCATTGGCAAAAGGCCCTTGGTTGTAAGCTCGCGTTCGAAGGTCGTTGCTCCAAGAAAGACTTGAACAAAATCGTTCTCGAGCGCCATCAGGTCGGGGGCAGAGTCGTCCGGGTTGAAATCAAGCGCGGTAGCATCTGATGGAATGAGATCTGCGTCCGCCACGATCGCGCATTTCTTTTCCAAGGAGCCGTGCGCGAAAAGTTTGGCATAGACGTCGAAGTGAACACCGTGGATCGGAGTCAATGAAATGCCGACACGCTCCAGCTTTACCTTGTGCACACTTTCGATGAGAGCGGGTATCAAGAATAGCTCGGCGGCCCCTTCGACCAGCATGACCTTCCTCGCGTAGAGAAGGCTGCTTTTCGTCGAGTCTAGATAGCGCTCTAGGTCGGAAATTTCGCCGGACGTCAATTTCGCATTCAAGGCGAGATTGCCAGCCGCGATGCTGGCATCGCCTCGTTTTGTGAGCGATACGATTGTCTTGAGGGGAACCTGCGACGTCACATGGGTGCTGTGGCTCGTGAGAACCGTCTGAACGCCGATCGAGTTTAGTGCAGAGATGAGAGAATATTGAAGCTGGGGATGCAGGTGAGCCTCGGGTTCCTCGATAAGGATGAGCTGTCCTGAAGAGTTTCCGCCGGCAATGCGCCGTTTGAGATATTCGATGAGGATCGAGATATAAAGGATGTTGTTCATCCCCAAGCCGTTACGGCCTGGTTCGAACTCCTGGAGAGACGTATCCGACAGGATAAGTTTGAGATTGCGCAGGATGGCCCGAAACGTGGCCGCCGAGAGCCCTAGCTTTGCACCCATCTCGAAAGCTGGACCCGAGACGTCTTTGAAGCGCGAATCGATCGCCTGAGCTACATCGGAAATGGTTTTCGATTTCGCGATCAGATTGTTTGCTTCATCCAGGATCTGGATCAGCTCCTCCTGCTCTTCCTTTGGAATCTCGAAGGACTCGATCAGCTTGATCAATGGCGATTGACGTGGATTGCGCAAATCGCCCTCGACGTCTCGAAGGGCCGGCAGATGGATAACAAGGAACGACTGAAGATCGGCAAATCGCACTGCTTCCCCAACGCCATCTTCGTTCCACTCGAGGTCGAGGAGATCGATCGCCGGGTTTCCTCCTCCGCGGATCTCCCAGGCGTAATCGTCCAGCGTCAAGCTACCGGATTGGATAGCACCGCTCGCGAGTTGCTCGCGAACCCCAGGCTTGGGTCGGAATCGGTAAAAGATCCTCGCGCGGTCGGTGCCCGTCTTCCACGTGCTGACTAGAGCCTCTTCATTCACAATTCCCTCGAAACCTGTCAATTCGACCCCAATTAGGACCTGTGTGGGTATCGAGATATCCACATTGGCGTTGATGTCTTCTCGGAGAAGCGAGCGCAAAGTCGACGGAAGCGAAATATCAAGGCAGATCTGAATGGCCCGCAGAATTGCGGTTTTTCCGGTATTGTTCTCACCTATGATACAGCAGAGATCGTTTTCGACATTGACGTCAAGGCGTTGAAACGTCCGAAAATTCTTAATAACGATCCTTGCTACGCGCACGAGAAGTCCTGTTCCGCCGACTCAGTCCAGCAATTGATTTACCCGCGAAAAGTGTACACCGAGAAGAGCTGGTGCGCGATGCCGCTTTGCTGTAAAACGAAGCTCACATAGTGGCGCTGTTCCAGCGAGCGCGTCACACAATCCCGACGCTTTAAGCTGGTTTACAGCCCGAACCGTTTTCGCATTTCCCCCGCCTTCGCCCACTCGTCGCCGGGCATCCGGTCGATCAGTTCCTTCATTACCCTAGAAAACGCGGCCTTAAGCGTTTCTTCGGTCAGAACCTTGGCGAGATCTGTCGGAAGCAGCGGGCCCATGTCAGTGAAGAAGCCCGGATTGACGAGTTTCTGGAACATGCGCTGCTGCGCCTCGGCTCTGGAAATCGCTACCTCTCCTTTCTCAAGGTAGAGCAGAAAACACTCGACGATCCTGGCCGAGTTCAGCCCCTCGAACACTCTGAGCGCGTAGTCAAGGTCGAACAGATCGCGGCCCTTGTTGCGTTGAAGCAAGGCACGCAGCTTGGTCGCCAGCATTTCTTCCCGAGAGAAGGTCGGGATTGCAGCCGTTCCGGTGAACCACGGATTTTTGACGCCAAACGGAATCTCGATGGGTGGATCGTAAGCTTCACGCTCGCGTGTGTTGATTTCGATCTTGAGTTTTATCGGACCGGGAGAAGCCTTGTCTTCTGCTTCGACAGCGTATTTAAGTTTGGGCGCAACCGGGCTTTGATCGAAACGCGGCTTGCCTAGCCACGAATCGAGAACGTCCTGCAGATGCTCCAGTAACGGTCGGATAGGGCCGGCAGTCGTCCTCACAAGGTCGATGTCTTCCGAATAGCGCAGCGGCTTGGGGAAGTGCAGCTTGTTGAGCGCAGTGCCGCCGCGGAAGCGCAGTTCGTCACGCAGGAACGGATCGGAGAAGATGGCGACAATCGCGCGGCTGATTATGAGATCCTGCTCGACTTGCCGTTGACTTGCCCACGGCACCACACCATTCCAGGCGGTGATGTAGTCCTGCGGTATCATTCGTCGATCTCCGGCGGTCGGCGAACGATCACACGCCAGTGCTCATCGCGTTCGGATGGCGGCGGCGACAGATCTGGATCTCCGGCCTGCTTGGGGTCGAGTTCGACCCATGGCAACGGCCCACGCGGAGATAGCGCTGCAAACATCGCTTCCGCTATCTGCGAGTGCCCCAGCCTCCCAAGTAGATGCCCGAGGCGTTGTGCGACCGCTTTCTCGAGAGCACGCGACAGGGAGGCAAGCTTTTTGGGTTGCAACTGTCCGGCAAGTTCGGAAAGCACCGTAGCAATATTGTCCAGACCAGCCCCGGAATGCGGATAGCGTACCAGGTCGAACGCCGTCAGTTCCGGCGAGGATAACTTCATATATCCCGAAGGCGTCTTGCGGTCTTCGATTCCTGCCGATACCGCTCCCATATCCTTGCGGTATGAAAACACGATCCGCGTTCGCCCAGCCTCAATATCGGGCAGGAGTTTGTTCGTGACGACCTGAAATTCCATGGAGGCCTGGTGGGAGGCGCCATAGGCGGCCGCGGCCGTCAGCAACCCCACATAGTAGGGCCGTTTTTCGTGGCGCATCAGGGCGTCGATATACCACTCCGGCGGCGGCGCTCCCATGACTGCGTGCTGAGGCGGCACAACCACATAAAAGCCGCGCCGGGGTCGGATAAGCTGGCCGCGCCGCTGCAAACGCTCGGCGGCGTCAAGGAATGCGCCCCGGCTGATGCCGATCTCCTGCTGGGCTTCATCCGCAGAAAAAACTCCCCGGCCCGCAGCAAGTAGCCCAGAAGCGTAGGAAGACAGTGTGGGTCGTTCGATTTGTATCATATCTCATTATCCGCTTTTAGCGCGGAAAACTCAATATGATGCCGCAACTGAATCATTCTCGGAAATCCGCCCTTATTGCGGAAAATGCAATATGACTCACTAGCGTAGTTGCCACCAATGCCAGCCGCGGGGTAGATGACCGCCGCCATTTTCTCGAATTTTCTCACCATTCAGATGCTCAGTTAGGCCAGAAGTAGCCATTCTAATAGGCCTGCCAACCGTGGCGATTAATCAGTCTTGAACAAGCAAACCAATCAGTCCGTGCTTGGCTCTCGATCGGCAATCCTGAAACGCGAGTTATTGTCCCGCTTATAAAAATTAGCACAAATAAATGCTGCTGGAACGACAGGGTCGGCGGTCCGAATCCGTTCAAGGCGGCCGTCTTGGAACTGCTGAGCCGTCGATTAGACTCCCGTCCAGGCGTGAGAGCTCACCGCTGCGATAGATCTGCCATCGTCGCGTCCATTAAATTCCGGAGCAAGGTGCTTCGGACCTACAACGTAGAGCACTGCGGTCTAGCCTCCCAACCAATAAGCTTCTTAGGCAAGGAGGTGGCGTCGCGCAATTGTGCGGCGCGTTCGGTTGCGCACTCAAATCGGAGGCCAGGGAACTCGCGTCCCCTGCGCTGGTTTGTCGGGACGAAACGAATGGAGGTCCTTAATGGACAAGGTCATCGACGTCGATTTCCACGTCACCTGGCAATCGCCCGTCTTCGTCCGGATCGGCGACGGCATGCGGGAACGTATTGACGGGCCGGACGCGGCATTGGCGGCGCTTCTCCATCGCTGGCCCTCGACCAGTCAAGCGGGATACGCCGTCGCCAAGCGCCGCTGCGTCGACGCGATCGCGAAGCGCGGCAGCCCGGAGCTTGCCCGCGAGGCTTTCGTGGAAGCGGCAGTCTCGGCTAGGGTGCTGGGATGATAGGATTGGAGCGGCGGCCCGCACGAAGCTTACCACTGTCCGCCGGCCTGCTCTTGGGCCTCGGACTCGGAGGCTTCTTCGACGGCATTGTTCTTCACCAGCTTTTGCAGTGGCATCATATGCTCAGTTCCTGGTACCCGATCACATCGATCGAGAACCTTGAACTGAACACCTTCTGGGACGGCGTCTTCCATTCTGGTACCTACGTCTTCGTGCTCGCCGGTCTCTTCATCCTTTGGCGGTCCGGTCGCCTCGGCCATTTCCGCTGGTCGACGGCCGACCTCGTCGCGACAATGCTCATCGGCTTCGGAGCATTCAACCTGATCGAAGGCATTGTCGATCATCAGGTTCTCGGCCTCCACCACGTCAACGAAACCGCTCCTCGCGGAGAGTTGCTCTTCTGGGACATCGGCTTCCTTGCCTGGGGTGGGGCGATGGTCGCCATCGGCGTAATGATCATGAGGCGACGACATGTCTGAGGTGCTTCGTGAACTCCGCACGGCAATAATCTGGGCCGCGTTCGGTCTTGGTCTTGTCTTCGCGACCCGACCGGTGTGGTCGTTTCTTCTCTTCGGCCCAAACCTCACGCTTGAGCACCTACTCTCATTGCGGTGCTTTGGCCTGCCGACATGAGGCGCCGGTCGAGCGCGCGACCTATCCCTAGCGATCTACGGAGCTCATCCATGACTGCGTATCCTGACCGAAATGGCCTTGATGCCGTACACCGTGCCTCCCGCCATGTCGTCATCGTCATCGTCGGCGGCGGTTTCGGCGGCCTGGCCTGTGCCATGGAACTGGGCAACGCCCCAGATAATGATGTCACGGTCGTTGACCGCCGCAATCACAACCTCTTCCAGCCGCTGCTGTATCAGGTGGCGACCGCCGCCCTGTCGCCGGCGGACATTGCCGAACCGATTCGCAAAACGCTTGCCAGGTTCAAGAACATCAACATGATCATGGCAGAGGTCGTCGGAATTGACCCGCGGTTGCACAAGGTGTCACTTTCTGATGGCGACCCGCTTTCCTACGACAAGCTCGTCATCGCCACCGGCTCCGATTACAACTATTTCGGCCATGATGAATGGCGGCAGTTCGCGCCCGGGCTAAAAAGCATTCATGAGGCGCGGCATATCCGTCATCGGCTGCTTCTGGCCTTCGAAAAAGCAGAGCGAGCGAAGAGCGAGCCAGAGAAACAGGCATTGCTCACCAGCATTGTCATCGGCGGTGGACCAACGGGCGTCGAAATGGCCGGCGCCATCTCCGAACTCGGTCGCTTCATGATCAGCCGCGACTTTCGGAACCTCCAGCCCTACAATCTGAAAGTGATACTCGTGGAGGCGGGACCACGGATACTCGCCGCCTTTCCCGAACATCTTTCTGCATACGCCAAGTCCTATCTCGAGAATATCGGCGTCGAGGTCCGCACGGGCAGGCGGGTGATGGATATTCGCGAGGATGGGGCCGAGATCGAAGGTGAGTTCGTCCCCGCCGGATCGATCATATGGGGCGCGGGCGTCAAGGCGTCCCCCGCCCATTCATGGCTCGGGATACCCGGACTGGCGGGTGGCCGGATCCCTGTCGATGATCATCTTCGTGTCCTGGGGTTCGACGACATCTACGCCATTGGAGACACATCTGCGCTCACCGGGGCGGACGGGAAGCTCCTGCCAGGTCTAGCGCAGGTCGCCAAGCAGCAAGGCACATATCTCGGAAAAAGCCTGCGAATGGGCAAAGCCGTTTCAGGTTTCAAATTCAAGAATCGCGGTAATACGGCGGTGATCGGTCGGAATGCCGCCGTCTTCGACTTTGGAAAATGGACGTTGAAAGGCAGGGCGGCCTGGCTGCTTTGGGCGCTTGTCCATGTCTACCTCCTGATCAACTTCGAGAAGCGCCTTCTTGTCGCCATCCAGTGGGTAGGGCGGTACCTCACGCGGCAACGCGGCGCGCGGATCATCGATGAGACGGCTGAGGGAGCCGATGACGGTCCCGGCGCGGAGCCTCATCACATCGACGATAACCACGACGATTGTCACATCGCTGATGTTGATCGGAGTTTACGGCCATCGAACAGAACGCACAGTCGTCGAGGCTATTAGCCTCAGAGGTGCCTTGTAGACTTTACGCTCAATCGTTTCTCACGCCGACAACCTAAGTCCAATTGTCTGCATCACACAGCCTAGAACGTTCACCCATAGCAAGAGTCGAACCAGCCCTATCGTCATAACAACCCATCAATAAATGACTATACAGATATCGTGCCGGTTGTATCCACAGACGGACTGCTGCCAATCGAACCTACCCAGCCACGGCTGAGCCACTGAAGTTCCACAAATACCTCTTACGCCACCGACAGATCAAGCCGCCTGAGTGGCCCTCTCGGATGCTTACTTCTGTTCTTCCATCTCTTCATCGACAATCGAGCTGACGAGGGCAACGACCCGGCTGCGCACACGCGGGGAAAGGAGCAAAACGTCGTCTATCAGACGCCGTCCCTCCGCCGTGGAAATGTAGGCAATCTTCTCATCGATCTCTGTTATGATTTGCTGGCCCTGAGTGGTTTCGGGATCTGGAAGGCCTTCGAAAAACCTCGAAACAGGGATCTTGAGGCAATTGGCAAGCTCGTAGAGCATCGAAGCGCTGACGCGGTTCTTGCCGCTTTCATATTTTTGTACCTGCTGCAAACTGACCCCGATGCCGGCGCCGAGATCCCCTAGGGATACATTCGACTGCATTCGGCGGATACGGATTTGCTGTCCGACATGCCGATCAACTGGATGCACCAACTCGCGCGCTAAATTCGACTGTTCGGCTTGCGCAGGCCTCGAAGTCCGGACCTGTGCTGCTGCATAGCGCTTCATGGTGGACACCCCGATGGAGAGTTTCACGCGGTGCGCCCCCGCTGAAAACTCGCTAAACCCACTGATCGGGGAGTTGGAAACCGTACAAGACGGTCCTGTGGCCTTTAGTTCCGAGGAACCTGGACATACGCCACAGGCTCCTCGACCGAAGGTCAAGGAGTGTGGTGTCGAATCGGCCGACACCAACCGCTTGTAGGGGTTTCCACACCCCAAGGCAGCGCGTACTGCCTCGCTGCGAAACCTAGTTGAAATCCGCCCGCCGCGCAACCGAATGCTTCACAAGATTCAATGGCTTCGCTCTTCCAACGCTGCACGAAGAGCCTCGGCGCTTTTGAATACGCCAAGTGGCGCTGTGTGAGCCGCGGCCGAACGAATGGCGTCAGCCGCAGGCTAACGATCTGTTCTGGGTCCGTACGCAATGGCCGGAAGGGTCGTCGGAACCTTTTTGCTGCGGGGTGATCTGGTTGAAGTCGGCGTATTTCACCTTAGGCGCCACCTCCGCTTGTTAGGATGGATGGCGAAGTTTCCCATCAGCTGTCCAGGAAACTCGCTCTCGGCGACCAGGGTCGGCTCGACCCAGACAATAGCCGCACTTCAGGAATAGGGCAGGGGCGGCTGCTTTCGCTTCCAGCGCAGCTTGTCCAGCATCTTCCGCAATCGGATGGCCTCGGCTTCCTTGAAGCCCGTTGATGCAGACCGACCGAACCTCGACGCTGTGTGCTCTCGCATCACACAATCTGTGCCGGCGCATAAAAACCCATCGGCTGTGGAATTGATGAGCGCGGCGCAGAAGGCGTCAGGGTAATGGCCTCGCCGCTCTGGGCGGCTGCTCGGCGGGACGATATCCGACAAGCGAACGCCGCCGACGCCATCGCCGGTCATATCGCCGGGCTTCTTGTCTCCGGCGAAGGTGTAAAGCGGCTTACTTTCCCATTTCTCAATGGCTTCGTCGGAAATCCGCGGGTTATGGGCATCGATGATTGGAGCTGGCGGCATTCCTCGCGGTACGGGACGATCATGGTCGATCTCCGCCCCACTTCTGCCCAAGGGGTCGCAACGATCTTGGCTTCCATATTTGAAGATACAACACTGTGCCGGCCCAGCGACATTTCCTTATCAGCTTCGTCACCACGCCGATTGTGGTGCCGAGGAAGATCGCATAATGGATCGAAGGGAACTGGCCCGGCAGGCGAGCAAAGAAAGACAAGGTTGACAGGCGCATTGCTTCTTCGATTGAGGGTTCGGCAGTTCATGCGTGACGACGGTGGTGCCGATCGATCGGGCCTTCGCCCGTGCGCGCTGGCAACGCCGGCGCTCTGGATGCGCTACATAGACCGCGTCGGGGTTGGCGGAAAATCTTTTAAGACTCCGGCGATGCACAACAAGGAAGCTCGCCGATAAGTTGCCCACGTGCAACTTTTGAATCAGTACGGTTTGACTTCGTTCAGGGCCAATGTAGCCTCACCCGTCTCATCCCCCATTCGACTGGCCACGAATTCTGCTCCTGGAAAGGTGAGGTGGACATTTGAGCGTGGCTATAGACGGGCAGTCCGGTAATCGTTATTTCGGATATACCACCCCATCACCAAATCATCCCGTGAATCTTCAAGGCCTTTTATATTGAAAAAAGTGCAACGCAGTTTTGCCGTCGAGTACAAAAGCGGCAGACGAAAACTCGATACTAGGTCGAACTCGATCTGGGGCAACGTGGACCTAAAGTCCGTCGCTCGCGACCTAGACGAAGAGGCAATGCCGTTTCTGTCGGATAGCTCTCAGAGTGGCAAATCCGACAGCGAAATTTCTCTACCAAAACCAGATCAGGCTGAGTCGTTGTTGACACCGCCTCTTGAGCCGTCGACAACTGCATCAGATGCACAGGAGATAAGCATGGCCGACGAGACTGATACTGCAACCAGTGCCGATGTGCCGGCCGTTGTCGAAACGCCAATTACGCCGAAGAAACAGCGCAAACCCAGGGCCAAGAAAGCCGCGGCACTCGAAACCGCGTCAGCTGACACTACGGCAGAGCCAGCAGCTGCTCTGGCCGGCGCCGGTGGTGTGAAGAGGAGAGGGCGCAAGACAAAGGTGATCGAAGCTGCGGCGAGCGCCAAACGCGCACCTGTGCGCCGTGCTCCGAAGGCGGTGCAGACAGCCTCGGCCGCGCCGACGACAGCGATCGATGAAATGGCGGACCTCCTGCAGTTAGAAGAGGAAAATCAGCGGCTGCGCAAGCTTCTGGCTGAAAAACTTCGCGCTGAAAATGCCGATCTGCGCAAACGGCTCAAGCTCGATTGATATAAGCAGCCGGTCAATCGCCGGCCGCATTTCTGTGCTTGTCGAGACATACATTTTGGCGGCGGCGGATGCTGTTGCCGGAATGAAGACTTACTGCCTGCTTGCGGGATAAAACGCGAGGTCGGATAGATGGCGTCTCCCTGGAAATTTCTTGCCCGACTGGTCTCACCGGGACGCGAACAAAAGCGAAAAAACGGCTCGACCGAGAAGGTTTCGCCGGAGGCGTTGCCTAGTTCTGGTCCGACTGAAACGCCTGCCGAGGACAGCCTGAATAGCGATGGTCGGCCGGCAGGCGCGGAGCTACCTCGTCACGGTCAACCCG includes the following:
- a CDS encoding transcriptional regulator, whose amino-acid sequence is MKKVQRSFAVEYKSGRRKLDTRSNSIWGNVDLKSVARDLDEEAMPFLSDSSQSGKSDSEISLPKPDQAESLLTPPLEPSTTASDAQEISMADETDTATSADVPAVVETPITPKKQRKPRAKKAAALETASADTTAEPAAALAGAGGVKRRGRKTKVIEAAASAKRAPVRRAPKAVQTASAAPTTAIDEMADLLQLEEENQRLRKLLAEKLRAENADLRKRLKLD
- a CDS encoding helix-turn-helix domain-containing protein, with product MKRYAAAQVRTSRPAQAEQSNLARELVHPVDRHVGQQIRIRRMQSNVSLGDLGAGIGVSLQQVQKYESGKNRVSASMLYELANCLKIPVSRFFEGLPDPETTQGQQIITEIDEKIAYISTAEGRRLIDDVLLLSPRVRSRVVALVSSIVDEEMEEQK
- a CDS encoding nucleotidyl transferase AbiEii/AbiGii toxin family protein, with the protein product MIPQDYITAWNGVVPWASQRQVEQDLIISRAIVAIFSDPFLRDELRFRGGTALNKLHFPKPLRYSEDIDLVRTTAGPIRPLLEHLQDVLDSWLGKPRFDQSPVAPKLKYAVEAEDKASPGPIKLKIEINTREREAYDPPIEIPFGVKNPWFTGTAAIPTFSREEMLATKLRALLQRNKGRDLFDLDYALRVFEGLNSARIVECFLLYLEKGEVAISRAEAQQRMFQKLVNPGFFTDMGPLLPTDLAKVLTEETLKAAFSRVMKELIDRMPGDEWAKAGEMRKRFGL
- a CDS encoding IS256 family transposase; this translates as MTDDMMNLRSLVEKSADADLLREMIGFAAEKLMALEVGTKTGAGYGEKNGFRLAQRNGYRDRDWETRAGTVELRIPKLRTGSYFPSFLEPRRMAEKALTAVIQEAYIQGVSTRSVDDLVKAMGMSGISKSQVSRLCEEIDEKVKAFLDRPIEGEWPYLWIDATYLKVRRGGRIVSVAVIIAVGVNTDGRREVLGMEIGTSEAEAIWTEFLRKLTRRGLRGVKLVVSDAHEGIKAAVSKVLCATWQRCRVHFMRNALAHAGKSGRRVVSAFIATAFAQDTPEAASTQWRNVADQIRPKVPKLASLMDNAEQDVLAYMTFPKQHWAKLHSTNPIERLNGEIKRRTEVVGIFPNDDAIVRLVGALLLEQNDEWAVQRSRYMTLETIATMSDDPLISLPAAS
- a CDS encoding DUF2243 domain-containing protein; amino-acid sequence: MVLHQLLQWHHMLSSWYPITSIENLELNTFWDGVFHSGTYVFVLAGLFILWRSGRLGHFRWSTADLVATMLIGFGAFNLIEGIVDHQVLGLHHVNETAPRGELLFWDIGFLAWGGAMVAIGVMIMRRRHV
- a CDS encoding type IV toxin-antitoxin system AbiEi family antitoxin, which encodes MIQIERPTLSSYASGLLAAGRGVFSADEAQQEIGISRGAFLDAAERLQRRGQLIRPRRGFYVVVPPQHAVMGAPPPEWYIDALMRHEKRPYYVGLLTAAAAYGASHQASMEFQVVTNKLLPDIEAGRTRIVFSYRKDMGAVSAGIEDRKTPSGYMKLSSPELTAFDLVRYPHSGAGLDNIATVLSELAGQLQPKKLASLSRALEKAVAQRLGHLLGRLGHSQIAEAMFAALSPRGPLPWVELDPKQAGDPDLSPPPSERDEHWRVIVRRPPEIDE
- a CDS encoding DUF982 domain-containing protein; its protein translation is MDKVIDVDFHVTWQSPVFVRIGDGMRERIDGPDAALAALLHRWPSTSQAGYAVAKRRCVDAIAKRGSPELAREAFVEAAVSARVLG
- a CDS encoding NAD(P)/FAD-dependent oxidoreductase, with translation MTAYPDRNGLDAVHRASRHVVIVIVGGGFGGLACAMELGNAPDNDVTVVDRRNHNLFQPLLYQVATAALSPADIAEPIRKTLARFKNINMIMAEVVGIDPRLHKVSLSDGDPLSYDKLVIATGSDYNYFGHDEWRQFAPGLKSIHEARHIRHRLLLAFEKAERAKSEPEKQALLTSIVIGGGPTGVEMAGAISELGRFMISRDFRNLQPYNLKVILVEAGPRILAAFPEHLSAYAKSYLENIGVEVRTGRRVMDIREDGAEIEGEFVPAGSIIWGAGVKASPAHSWLGIPGLAGGRIPVDDHLRVLGFDDIYAIGDTSALTGADGKLLPGLAQVAKQQGTYLGKSLRMGKAVSGFKFKNRGNTAVIGRNAAVFDFGKWTLKGRAAWLLWALVHVYLLINFEKRLLVAIQWVGRYLTRQRGARIIDETAEGADDGPGAEPHHIDDNHDDCHIADVDRSLRPSNRTHSRRGY
- a CDS encoding ATP-dependent endonuclease; the protein is MRVARIVIKNFRTFQRLDVNVENDLCCIIGENNTGKTAILRAIQICLDISLPSTLRSLLREDINANVDISIPTQVLIGVELTGFEGIVNEEALVSTWKTGTDRARIFYRFRPKPGVREQLASGAIQSGSLTLDDYAWEIRGGGNPAIDLLDLEWNEDGVGEAVRFADLQSFLVIHLPALRDVEGDLRNPRQSPLIKLIESFEIPKEEQEELIQILDEANNLIAKSKTISDVAQAIDSRFKDVSGPAFEMGAKLGLSAATFRAILRNLKLILSDTSLQEFEPGRNGLGMNNILYISILIEYLKRRIAGGNSSGQLILIEEPEAHLHPQLQYSLISALNSIGVQTVLTSHSTHVTSQVPLKTIVSLTKRGDASIAAGNLALNAKLTSGEISDLERYLDSTKSSLLYARKVMLVEGAAELFLIPALIESVHKVKLERVGISLTPIHGVHFDVYAKLFAHGSLEKKCAIVADADLIPSDATALDFNPDDSAPDLMALENDFVQVFLGATTFERELTTKGLLPMHIAAAEALGAPKIHEALSSGYAKLCSGSLQLDDEVKLRVELGGAVLNTAKRFGKARYAQVAARFADHANELPEYIQQAFEWLSE